A part of Babylonia areolata isolate BAREFJ2019XMU chromosome 6, ASM4173473v1, whole genome shotgun sequence genomic DNA contains:
- the LOC143283355 gene encoding neuroglobin-like, translating to MGCEFGKPQVITMSPEEPEAEMTGFSDTQIDTIRSTWPLLSGDHGRVGADIFSRIFREAPSVQDLFHHFHIHKSEDMYQSKVFAEHAARFLGVIQDLVDNLECPQNIDQQLLILGAKHATFDGYHPEYFRLYTKCMMEVWEVELGEEFIHEVKESWRLAFEYVVERMTEGFDMCLGGEMQDFPDDSSSLDTPVKEQHTTTTTTGSAADSTGGGVIQLDRGCAGQEFTSSNPSSPVEKSIASPPSIIVKGVTRTSSLADSPVEPLALNGGPSSVGRPVVTDNNLTRVQ from the exons atggGATGTGAGTTCGGCAAGCCACAGGTGATCACCATGTCCCCGGAGGAGCCCGAGGCCGAGATGACAGGGTTCAGTGACACGCAGATCGACACCATCCGGAGCACGTGGCCCCTTCTGTCCGGAGACCACGGGAGGGTGGGGGCCGACATCTTCAGCCGCATCTTCAGGGAGGCTCCCTCCGTGCAGGATCTGTTTCACCACTTCCA CATCCACAAGAGCGAGGACATGTACCAGTCCAAGGTGTTCGCGGAGCACGCGGCCCGCTTCCTGGGGGTCATCCAGGACCTGGTGGACAACCTGGAGTGTCCTCAGAACATCGACCAGCAGCTCCTCATCCTGGGAGCCAAGCACGCCACCTTTGACGGCTACCACCCCGAGTACTTCCGCCTGTACACTAAGTGCATGatggaggtgtgggaggtggaACTGGGCGAGGAGTTCATCCACGAGGTGAAGGAGAGCTGGCGGCTGGCGTTCGAGTACGTGGTGGAGCGGATGACCGAGGGCTTCGACATGTGTCTGGGCGGGGAGATGCAGGACTTCCCCGATGATTCCTCGTCCCTCGACACCCCCGTCAaggaacaacacaccaccaccaccaccaccgggtcAGCAGCGGACTCGACAGGAGGGGGGGTCATCCAGCTGGATCGCGGTTGTGCGGGTCAGGAGTTCACCAGTTCCAACCCGAGTTCCCCTGTGGAGAAGTCCATCGCCTCTCCTCCCAGCATCATAGTGAAGGGGGTGACTCGCACCAGTTCACTGGCAGACTCGCCCGTTGAGCCGTTGGCACTGAATGGCGGGCCCAGCTCTGTGGGACGTCCCGTTGTGACCGATAATAATCTGACCAGAGTGcagtga